In Struthio camelus isolate bStrCam1 chromosome 4, bStrCam1.hap1, whole genome shotgun sequence, a genomic segment contains:
- the C4H4orf50 gene encoding uncharacterized protein C4orf50 homolog: protein MDPSSEREKEFCYCIKMSGNEGFDILNFNVKIDTSWIFQELEDASVRDGDVNSAEAENLNLRIRELEESEQKLKNVLDDYKESDSALRNRVKELELSHKTLLATTDQLNLKMHQVENANMRVKGRLRDIQEELMNLVEIQEKAEKKQKEKLCWLQEQLKTKEEEVKSQSEYFEHYKQRQKQQTAALRERECYLQGKVSRLEKQVLDLSTHIALLTSKLEEGMVRYLQQKLEAAFTGIQGNIHPDREVTKLKTFIEIVEHDMKSHLEILQHNLNLLREKEEGNRREQADLLTKLQCSQDSEDFLRRKLEESCHHVYDLKLSEIKLQEQIKELLNENRALKDQGDLKLKKEDEKDSCLARLENGDNIAVGVDLNGELVEDDLQNLKWGPVSDPVRSKATQTPTVLLRAEKSETSGCGFDWLKHMEKLPKKLQPVLEPNFSASAETPEELSLTETEQISLGDKMADALEDAFILFGHIPSYPPARLLPSCSEKLTNDVTSKDTKDEEHSSLFKEQTINLPAKALPISVVEALMMNKRQLTLLEPESHHMPTVTTLKKVMSLNFNEVNTSFYSDGLLHVSERGFSDKAFAVLHGKTPCTAFTFLLEKHDVERYQQNKPILSKSISENKIVDKDVNDGKYQQKIFRGRAKGEEMKDEKAQPEKMACALEEISKILNKTELIRPGKQGMDPKHSLGSPQGVQNTCADFKDLNKQSEGSSGLMEKQGNLSEICIPDEVNRVYSGGDIIKTEEKGEQSQKPTEQINPSRNGLEDKKEQALNLCDPKKNSSHQKMAAERLQCAYPQKAACLEEETYPLNISSAMPERDVSLRRVLMLESNFYEYFCHVASLEADNECNVKIRELEKDVATCSQRIFLLMQENANYSKKVCTLQEENEKCAQKLCALAEEMDAYFQYILAADEANISFQNLLNEKEIADECCNSVSEENTISPEIICAETFSKNLSCVEAKSRNSGIELLMMESNKLPKSVLSLDGRKRRYFQLLSDLKEERNRCFKDIAKLLQDKENYIAKNNELIKEREKNLQRISLLEGEKEALLGSLADIKGEQEKYRTLVSELQECRTNCYQTISDLQEEKCVLKRDIDRIKKETSEQLLELQKANTNFILENNRLKELMSYLGFTYEELRKDKNMGTKEKIVKLKEENVSQQHDVKPKKVETACSVTQTEEKGVLVVDPSDYFTRKEGSTFKSYSMMKEQLERAKEELKMQQKELEKSKKEAQKWYRELGFAETRYEEMKTRLTQVLSELDQLKQEAGDKILGKQHCKLVPVHNVREAQEMVESKIAKKRLEQQVLTLKAQLRDQTALQNQFQDLQNEVEVLQAQLCEKVKELQKQKSEAKLTLAPLKARLACLIRKCQERNNLITRMHGEFHRQGIISSTFEEEVKKLVNDVALAEYAIAFTPLCNQETLPSSADISQANGESKDHETHIQVNGMTGPMPTDALQNMDGLHSFCLSPSMYASSPVKLNDPERLIALHWN, encoded by the exons ATGGATCCTtcatctgagagagaaaaagaattttgCTACTGTATTAAAATGTCCGGTAATGAAGGATTTGATATTCTGAATTTCAATGTTAAAATTGATACTTCTTGGATTTTCCAGGAATTAGAAGATGCAAGTGTGCGCGACGGAGATGTAAACAGTGCTGAAGCAGAGAATTTGAACCTCAGAATAAGAGAGCTGGAAGAGTCGgagcaaaaactgaaaaatgttttagatGACTACAAGGAATCAGATTCTGCACTAAGAAATAG AGTGAAAGAGCTGGAACTGTCACACAAAACACTTCTGGCGACGACTGACCAATTAAACCTGAAGATGCACCAGGTTGAAAATGCAAATATGCGAGTTAAAGGGCGACTGCGAGACATTCAGGAGGAGCTGATGAACTTG GTTGAAATccaagaaaaggcagagaagaagcaaaaggaaaaattatgttGGCTTCAGGAGCAGCTGaagacaaaagaagaagaagtaaAAAGCCAGTCAGAGTATTTTGAGCACTACAAGCAGAGGCAGAAGCAACAGACAGcagcgctgagagaaagggaaTGTTACCTCCAGGGTAAGGTGTCTAGGCTGGAAAAGCAAGTCCTAGATCTCAGCACCCATATTGCTCTTCTGACATCCAAGTTAGAAGAAGGAATGGTACGGTATCTCCAACAGAAGCTGGAAGCAGCATTCACTGGGATTCAGGGCAATATACATCCTGACAGGGAGGTAACAAAATTGAAAACTTTCATTGAAATTGTGGAGCATGACATGAAAAGCCACCTTGAGATATTGCAGCATAATCTGAATCTCTtaagggaaaaagaggaaggcaATAGAAGAGAACAAGCAGACTTGCTGACTAAACTTCAGTGCTCCCAGGACTCTGAAGACTTTCTCAGAAGGAAATTGGAGGAATCTTGCCATCATGTTTATGATCTGAAATTATCTGAAATCAAACTGCAGGAACAAATCAAAGAGCTTTTGAATGAAAATAGGGCTTTAAAGGACCAAGGGGacctgaagttaaaaaaagaagatgaaaaagactCATGTCTTGCAAGACTGGAGAATGGAGACAACATTGCAGTCGGTGTAGACCTG AATGGAGAGCTAGTCGAAGATGACCTTCAAAACCTGAAATGGGGACCAGTCTCAGATCCAGTCCGAAGCAAAGCTACACAGACTCCAACTGTGCTACTACGTGCTGAAAAGTCTG AAACATCAGGATGCGGTTTTGATTGGCTTAAGCACATGGAGAAGCTACCGAAAAAACTTCAGCCAGTTTTGGAGCCGAATTTCAGTGCCTCTGCAGAAACTCCTGAAGAACTCAGTCTGACTGAGACTGAGCAG ATCAGCCTTGGAGATAAAATGGCAGATGCTCTGGAAGATGCATTCATTCTGTTTGGACATATCCCGAGCTACCCTCCAGCCAGACTGCTTCCTTCTTGCTCTGAGAAGCTAACTAATGATGTGACAAGTAAGGACACCAAAGATGAAGAACACTCCTCTCTCTTTAAGGAACAAACTATAAATCTACCAGCAAAGGCTTTGCCTATTTCCGTGGTTGAAGCTTTGATGATGAACAAGCGCCAACTTACTTTGTTAGAACCTGAAAGCCACCACATGCCAACTGTCACAACACTGAAGAAAGTGATGAGCCTCAATTTCAATGAGGTAAATACCTCATTTTATTCTGATGGCCTTTTACATGTTTCAGAAAGAGGCTTTTCAGATAAGGCTTTTGCAGTTCTTCATGGAAAGACGCCTTGCACTGCATTCACATTCCTGTTAGAAAAACATGATGTGGAAAGGTATCAGCAAAATAAGCCAATTCTGTCAAAAAgcataagtgaaaataaaattgtagATAAAGATGTTAATGATGGAAAGTATCAACAAAAAATCTTTAGAGGGAGAGctaaaggagaagaaatgaaggaTGAGAAAGCCCAACCAGAAAAGATGGCCTGTGCTCTTGAGGAAAtaagcaaaattttaaataaaactgagtTGATCAGGCCTGGAAAACAAGGAATGGATCCCAAGCACAGTCTAGGTAGCCCACAAGGTGTACAAAACACATGTGCTGATTTTAAAGACCTAAACAAGCAGTCTGAAGGGAGTTCTGGATTAATGGAGAAACAAGGAAACCTCTCAGAAATCTGCATCCCTGATGAAGTGAATAGGGTATACAGTGGAGGAGATATaatcaaaacagaagagaaaggagaacaatCTCAGAAACCAACTGAACAAATAAACCCCTCAAGAAATGGACTGGAAGATAAGAAAGAACAGGCCCTGAATCTGTGTGACCCAAAAAAGAATTCCTCCCATCAAAAAATGGCTGCTGAAAGATTGCAATGTGCATACCCTCAGAAAGCTGCGTGCTTGGAGGAAGAGACGTATCCACTGAACATTTCCTCTGCTATGCCGGAGAGGGATGTGAGCTTAAGGAGAGTGTTAATGCTAGAGAGTAATTTTTATGAGTATTTCTGTCATGTAGCATCACTGGAAGCTGATAATGAATGTAACGTGAAAATACGTGAACTAGAGAAGGACGTGGCTACGTGTTCTCAGAGGATATTTCTACTGATGCAAGAGAATGCAAATTATTCAAAAAAAGTCTGTACGTTACAAGAGGAGAATGAGAAATGTGCTCAGAAGTTATGTGCACTGGCAGAGGAGATGGATGCATATTTTCAATACATTTTGGCAGCAGATGAAGCTaacatttctttccaaaacttACTTAATGAGAAAGAAATTGCTGATGAATGTTGTAATTCCGTTTCAGAAGAGAACACCATCAGCCCAGAAATCATTTGTGCTGAAACCTTTTCTAAGAACCTCTCATGTGTTGAAGCGAAAAGTAGGAATTCTGGAATAGAATTGTTGATGATGGAATCAAATAAACTTCCCAAGAGTGTTTTATCCCTGGATGGAAGGAAGAGGAGATATTTCCAGCTGCTTTCTGacctgaaagaggaaagaaatagatGTTTCAAAGACATAGCTAAACTCTTACAAGACAAGGAGAACTATATagcaaaaaataatgaattaataaaagagagagagaaaaatttacaAAGAATATCTCTTCTAGAAGGTGAAAAAGAAGCTTTATTAGGAAGTTTGGCAGACATAAAGGGTGAACAAGAGAAATACAGGACCTTGGTTTCAGAGCTTCAGGAGTGCAGAACCAACTGTTACCAAACAATTTCTGATTTACAAGAGGAAAAATGTGTACTGAAAAGAGATATAGACAGAATCAAGAAAGAAACTTCAGAACAGCTTTtagaacttcagaaagcaaatacaaatttcattttagaaaataacAGATTGAAAGAATTAATGTCTTATTTGGGTTTCACCTATGAAGAGctgagaaaagataaaaatatgggaacaaaggaaaagatagtaaaactaaaagaagaaaatgtaagtCAACAACATGATGTTAAGCCAAAGAAAGTTGAAACAGCATGTAGTGTAACTCAGACTGAAGAAAAAGGAGTTCTGGTTGTAGATCCTTCAGACTATTTCACCAGAAAAGAG GGCAGCACATTCAAAAGCTACAGTATGATGAAAGAGCAACTGGAAAGGGCAAAAGAAGAGCTAAAAATGCAACAAAAGGaattagaaaaatcaaaaaaggag GCTCAGAAGTGGTACAGAGAGCTTGGCTTTGCAGAAACAAgatatgaagaaatgaaaacacgTTTGACACAGGTTCTTTCAGAATTAGATCAGCTTAAACAAGAAGCTGGGGACAAAATTCTTGGAAAACAGCACTGCAAATTAGTG CCTGTGCACAATGTGAGAGAAGCCCAAGAAATGGTGGAGAGTAAAATAGCCAAAAAGAGATTAGAGCAGCAAGTGCTGACCTTGAAAGCCCAGCTCAGGGACCAGACTGCATTACAAAATCAGTTTCAAGATTTGCAAAATGAAGTGGAAGTGCTTCAGGCTCAGCTATGCGAAAAG GTGAAAGAACTTCAGAAGCAAAAGAGTGAAGCAAAGTTGACACTCGCTCCTCTGAAG GCTAGGCTGGCTTGCCTCATCCGAAAGTGCCAGGAAAGGAACAACTTAATTACTAGGATGCATGGAGAGTTTCACAGGCAAGGAATTATTAGCTCAACTTTTGAAGAAGAGGTGAAGAAGTTGGTGAACGATGTGGCACTGGCAGAGTATGCAATTGCTTTTACACCGTTGTGCAATCAAGAG